A genomic segment from Microbulbifer elongatus encodes:
- a CDS encoding L-threonylcarbamoyladenylate synthase, translating to MSEKAKPVALGDHNPYDPKRPHAGFCLASAARILAAGGVIAHPTESVWGLACDPNNPEAVARLVGLKNRPLEKGLILVSGNVAHFSGLLHNLSGDQRARIDATWPGPVTWLVPHFDQVPPWVTGIHHSVALRHTDHPFTAALSRAFGGPIVSTSANPSGCQPARHKFQVLRYFGSQLDFIGGGSTGGRASPSEIRDAASGRILRAG from the coding sequence TTGTCAGAAAAAGCCAAACCCGTCGCCCTCGGCGACCACAATCCATACGATCCGAAGCGGCCCCACGCCGGCTTCTGCCTGGCCAGCGCCGCGCGCATCCTCGCCGCCGGTGGAGTGATCGCACACCCTACCGAATCCGTGTGGGGACTTGCCTGCGACCCGAACAACCCCGAAGCGGTGGCGCGCCTGGTGGGCCTGAAAAATCGTCCGCTGGAGAAAGGGTTGATTCTGGTGTCCGGCAATGTGGCCCACTTTTCCGGGCTTCTGCACAACCTTTCCGGCGATCAGCGTGCGCGCATCGACGCCACCTGGCCGGGCCCGGTGACCTGGCTGGTGCCGCACTTTGATCAGGTGCCGCCCTGGGTCACCGGCATCCACCACAGTGTCGCTCTGCGGCACACCGATCATCCGTTCACCGCCGCGCTGTCCCGCGCGTTCGGTGGTCCTATCGTATCCACCTCTGCCAACCCCAGTGGCTGCCAGCCAGCGCGGCACAAATTCCAGGTGTTGCGCTACTTCGGCAGCCAGCTCGATTTTATCGGCGGTGGCAGCACCGGTGGGCGCGCTTCACCGAGTGAAATCCGCGACGCCGCCAGCGGCCGCATTCTGCGCGCCGGTTGA
- a CDS encoding PQQ-dependent sugar dehydrogenase yields MAASISVQAQAADVPLEKLNLPDGFKIELYADDVPNARHMARGDKGTLFVGSRRTGKVYAVVDTDGDHKADEVKVVAEGLKMPTGVAFKDGDLYVSAVTSILRLDDIESNLDNPPKPVTITDQFPDKHHGWKYIAFGPDGWLYVPIGAPCNICEEKDYANIQRLKIEGDKVAKTETWAEGVRNTVGFTWHPQTKHLWFTDNGRDMLGDDIPPCELNTAPVAGRHFGYPYCHGNDIVDPEFGEGKQCSAYVAPVQELGPHVAPLGVKFYTGDQFPAEYKNQVLIAEHGSWNRSKKIGYRVTMVTLDDEGNATSYEPFIDGWLQGEEAWGRPVDVLVMPDGALLVSDDKAGVIYRVSYQG; encoded by the coding sequence TTGGCCGCGTCGATTAGCGTCCAGGCGCAGGCGGCCGATGTTCCGCTGGAAAAGCTCAATCTTCCCGACGGCTTCAAAATTGAACTCTACGCCGACGACGTTCCCAACGCCCGCCACATGGCCCGTGGTGACAAGGGCACCCTGTTTGTGGGTTCCCGCCGTACCGGCAAGGTTTACGCGGTGGTGGACACCGACGGCGATCACAAGGCTGACGAAGTCAAAGTCGTCGCCGAGGGCCTGAAAATGCCCACCGGTGTGGCCTTTAAAGATGGTGATCTCTACGTGAGCGCGGTCACCAGTATTCTGCGCCTGGACGATATCGAGTCCAATCTCGACAACCCACCCAAACCGGTCACCATCACCGATCAGTTCCCGGACAAACATCACGGCTGGAAGTACATCGCCTTCGGCCCCGATGGCTGGCTGTACGTGCCCATCGGCGCACCCTGCAATATTTGCGAAGAAAAGGACTACGCGAACATTCAGCGCCTCAAGATCGAGGGTGACAAGGTAGCCAAAACCGAAACCTGGGCCGAGGGCGTGCGCAATACCGTCGGGTTTACCTGGCACCCGCAAACCAAGCACCTGTGGTTTACCGACAACGGCCGCGACATGCTGGGCGATGATATTCCCCCCTGCGAACTGAATACCGCACCGGTGGCCGGCAGACACTTTGGTTATCCCTACTGCCACGGCAACGACATCGTTGATCCAGAGTTTGGCGAGGGCAAGCAGTGCAGCGCCTATGTCGCGCCGGTACAGGAGCTCGGCCCCCACGTGGCGCCGCTGGGTGTGAAGTTCTACACCGGTGACCAGTTTCCGGCGGAGTACAAAAACCAGGTGCTGATTGCCGAACACGGCTCCTGGAACCGCAGCAAGAAAATTGGCTACCGGGTAACCATGGTGACCCTGGACGATGAGGGCAACGCTACCTCCTACGAACCCTTTATCGATGGCTGGCTGCAGGGCGAAGAAGCCTGGGGCCGCCCGGTGGATGTGCTGGTAATGCCAGACGGTGCCCTGCTGGTATCCGACGACAAAGCCGGAGTCATCTACCGTGTCAGCTATCAGGGTTGA
- the dprA gene encoding DNA-processing protein DprA encodes MDALTSTLALLRLEGIGPGLYWQLVERFGSAEAVLQLSPRQLPRKLPDRANAQLAEFQRFSLDSELGQWALAERQRCAEECIYLLHREDDNYPALLKQIDRPPPLLYVTGDPEALSLPQVAVIGARRASRAGLDNAEAFSADLAAAGFAITSGLALGVDAAAHKGALRSEGKTVAVLGTGVDRIYPVRNAVLAEQIVAGGGAIVSEMPLGTAPEAGNFPRRNRVISGLSLGTLLVEAAVRSGSLITARLALEQNREVFAIPGSIHNPMARGCHHMIKHGAQLVETSADIVTQLGGLLSGMAEQPSLFDDPATPTQALPPDQRSLIAALGGDLRSIEQLAQDTGGDTGDLMANLLHLELEGLVEQLPGGYQLTGNGAKTLSGLVE; translated from the coding sequence ATGGATGCGTTGACGTCTACTCTTGCACTTCTCAGACTGGAGGGCATTGGCCCCGGTCTCTACTGGCAGCTGGTGGAGCGATTCGGCTCCGCCGAAGCCGTGCTCCAACTGTCCCCGCGGCAACTTCCCCGCAAACTGCCCGATCGCGCGAACGCGCAGCTGGCTGAGTTTCAGCGTTTTTCCCTGGATAGCGAGCTGGGCCAATGGGCCCTCGCCGAGCGCCAGCGCTGTGCGGAAGAGTGTATCTATCTGCTGCACCGTGAAGACGACAACTACCCCGCGCTGCTAAAACAGATCGATCGCCCACCGCCACTGCTATATGTCACCGGTGACCCGGAAGCATTATCCCTACCGCAGGTAGCGGTGATCGGCGCGCGCCGCGCCAGCCGTGCGGGACTCGACAACGCCGAGGCCTTTTCCGCGGATCTCGCCGCTGCCGGGTTCGCCATCACCTCCGGCCTGGCGCTGGGTGTGGACGCCGCCGCCCACAAGGGTGCGCTGCGCAGCGAGGGCAAAACCGTCGCGGTGCTGGGCACCGGCGTGGATCGTATCTACCCGGTTCGCAACGCGGTGCTTGCGGAACAGATTGTTGCGGGGGGCGGCGCGATCGTCAGTGAAATGCCCCTGGGAACGGCCCCGGAGGCGGGTAATTTCCCCCGCCGCAACCGCGTCATTTCCGGGCTGAGTCTCGGCACTCTGCTGGTGGAAGCAGCGGTGCGCTCCGGCTCCCTGATTACCGCACGGCTGGCACTGGAGCAGAACCGCGAGGTATTCGCCATTCCCGGTTCCATCCACAACCCGATGGCCAGGGGCTGTCACCATATGATCAAGCACGGTGCACAGCTGGTGGAAACCAGCGCGGATATCGTTACCCAGTTGGGGGGATTGTTGTCGGGCATGGCAGAGCAGCCGTCGCTGTTTGACGACCCGGCGACGCCCACACAGGCACTGCCCCCGGATCAGCGCAGTCTCATTGCCGCCCTCGGCGGCGACCTGCGCAGCATCGAGCAGCTGGCGCAGGATACCGGCGGGGACACAGGCGATCTGATGGCAAATCTCCTGCACCTCGAGCTGGAGGGTCTGGTGGAGCAGCTACCCGGTGGATATCAGCTTACCGGCAACGGCGCCAAAACCCTGTCCGGACTGGTGGAATAA
- a CDS encoding LysM peptidoglycan-binding domain-containing protein, producing the protein MKKIILAAAATLLATFGLQAQEARLKPDHPDTYVVQKGDTLWDISGTFLSQPWYWPEIWQVNPQVENPHLIYPGDRLNLVYVDGQPRLQLDRAPTAYKLSPASNNRLGPAVRREPIGSAIPAIPLDAINAFLSRTRIVGPGAFLGVSYVISGQDQRILMGAGEKIYARGDFREPLASYGIYRPGPVYADPFTGEELGQQALDVGSVDLRQLDADNANSEFAVATLDVTRTSRDIRLQDRLLPVEERAIAALFQPGAPSVPVDGVILGVEEGVTQVAKYDVVAINRGLREGLQPGHVLAIYKRGATVRDQIARQNVKLPDERAGVLMVFRSFEKMSLGLVLEADKPLAVMDLVRNP; encoded by the coding sequence ATGAAAAAAATAATCCTGGCCGCCGCCGCAACTCTGTTGGCGACCTTTGGCCTGCAGGCGCAAGAGGCGCGCCTCAAGCCTGACCACCCGGACACCTATGTCGTCCAGAAGGGCGACACCCTCTGGGACATCTCCGGCACCTTTCTCTCCCAGCCCTGGTACTGGCCGGAAATCTGGCAGGTGAACCCCCAGGTTGAGAACCCCCACCTGATTTACCCCGGCGACCGCCTTAACCTGGTGTATGTGGATGGTCAGCCGCGCCTGCAGCTGGATCGCGCGCCCACTGCCTACAAGCTGAGCCCCGCCAGCAACAACCGCCTCGGCCCCGCCGTGCGCCGCGAGCCCATCGGCTCCGCCATCCCGGCGATTCCGCTGGACGCCATCAACGCATTTCTGTCCCGCACCCGCATCGTCGGTCCGGGCGCCTTTCTGGGCGTGTCTTATGTAATCTCCGGTCAGGATCAGCGCATCCTTATGGGTGCCGGCGAGAAGATCTACGCCCGTGGCGATTTCCGCGAGCCCCTGGCCTCCTACGGCATCTACCGCCCGGGTCCGGTTTACGCCGACCCCTTCACCGGTGAAGAGCTGGGCCAGCAGGCTCTGGACGTGGGCTCCGTGGACCTGCGCCAGCTGGATGCCGACAATGCCAACAGCGAATTTGCCGTGGCTACCCTGGACGTGACCCGTACCAGCCGCGACATCCGCCTGCAGGACCGCCTGCTGCCGGTTGAAGAGCGCGCGATCGCCGCCCTGTTCCAGCCCGGCGCCCCCTCGGTACCCGTGGATGGTGTCATTCTCGGCGTGGAAGAAGGGGTCACCCAGGTAGCCAAATACGACGTGGTTGCCATTAACCGCGGCCTGCGGGAAGGTTTGCAGCCCGGTCACGTACTGGCCATCTACAAGCGTGGCGCCACCGTGCGCGACCAGATCGCCCGTCAGAACGTCAAGCTGCCGGACGAGCGCGCCGGCGTGCTGATGGTATTCCGCAGCTTCGAAAAGATGAGCCTGGGCCTGGTACTGGAAGCGGACAAGCCGCTGGCAGTCATGGACCTGGTACGTAACCCCTAG
- the def gene encoding peptide deformylase, which produces MAKLEILEFPDPRLRKVAEPVTEVTDAHRTLIDDMFETMYEAPGVGLAATQVNVHERIVVIDVSEDQSEPLVLINPEVEVLDPEIHRYDEGCLSVPGFYETVQRPRKIRLKALDRNGETYALEAEGLLAVCIQHEIDHLDGKLFVDYISPLKRNRIRSKLEKAHRQRA; this is translated from the coding sequence ATGGCCAAACTGGAAATCCTAGAATTCCCCGATCCCCGTCTGCGCAAGGTGGCGGAGCCTGTCACTGAGGTGACGGATGCGCATCGTACGTTGATCGATGATATGTTCGAGACGATGTATGAGGCGCCAGGCGTGGGCCTGGCGGCGACGCAGGTCAATGTACACGAGCGCATTGTGGTGATTGATGTGTCGGAGGATCAGAGTGAGCCGCTGGTGCTGATCAATCCGGAGGTTGAGGTGCTGGATCCGGAGATTCACAGGTACGATGAGGGCTGCCTGTCTGTGCCGGGTTTCTACGAGACGGTGCAGCGCCCGCGCAAGATTCGCCTGAAGGCGCTGGATCGCAATGGCGAGACCTATGCGCTGGAGGCCGAGGGGCTGCTGGCGGTATGCATCCAGCACGAGATCGACCACCTCGATGGCAAGCTGTTTGTGGATTACATCTCGCCGCTCAAGCGCAACCGTATTCGTTCCAAGCTTGAGAAGGCGCATCGACAACGAGCCTGA
- the fmt gene encoding methionyl-tRNA formyltransferase: protein MSLNIIFAGTPDFAAVHLQTLLDSEHNVIAVYSQPDRPAGRGKKLLASPVKQLALEHEIPVYQPLSLRDEEAQKTLAALNADLMVVVAYGLILPQVVLDTPRLGCVNVHASLLPRWRGAAPIQRAVEAGDTESGVAIMQMEAGLDTGPVLVKARTRIAANETGGSLHDKLAALGGPALLEALTQLESGTAQPQVQDDALANYAGKISKEEARLDWSRPAAELARLVRAFNPFPVCWTEYLDGKGKPQRLRVYAARHEQGCHTDVPGTILSADEEGILVACGREALRLTQLQLPGKKVLPVEEILKGYRELFTAGTVLGTGNE from the coding sequence ATGAGCCTGAACATCATCTTTGCCGGCACCCCCGATTTTGCCGCCGTACACCTGCAAACCCTGCTCGACAGTGAACACAATGTGATCGCCGTCTACAGCCAGCCCGACCGGCCTGCGGGGCGCGGCAAGAAGCTGCTGGCGAGCCCGGTGAAGCAGCTGGCTCTGGAACACGAGATTCCCGTGTACCAGCCGCTGTCGCTGCGGGATGAAGAGGCACAGAAGACGCTGGCGGCGCTGAATGCGGACCTGATGGTGGTGGTGGCCTACGGGTTGATTCTGCCGCAGGTGGTACTGGATACGCCGCGCCTGGGGTGTGTGAATGTTCACGCCTCTCTGCTGCCGCGCTGGCGCGGGGCGGCGCCGATTCAGCGTGCGGTGGAAGCCGGCGATACGGAGAGTGGTGTGGCGATTATGCAGATGGAGGCGGGGCTGGATACGGGGCCGGTGCTGGTGAAGGCGCGCACGCGCATTGCCGCCAATGAGACCGGTGGCAGCCTGCACGACAAGCTGGCCGCCCTCGGCGGGCCGGCGCTGCTGGAGGCGCTGACGCAACTCGAGAGTGGCACCGCGCAGCCGCAGGTGCAGGACGATGCGCTGGCCAATTACGCCGGCAAGATCTCCAAGGAGGAGGCGCGGCTGGACTGGTCGCGACCGGCGGCGGAGCTGGCGCGCCTGGTGCGCGCATTCAATCCCTTCCCGGTGTGCTGGACCGAGTACCTGGACGGCAAGGGCAAGCCGCAGCGGCTGCGGGTGTATGCCGCGAGACACGAGCAGGGTTGTCACACCGATGTGCCGGGGACGATTCTGAGTGCGGACGAGGAAGGGATTCTGGTGGCCTGCGGGCGCGAGGCGTTGCGCCTGACCCAGCTACAATTGCCGGGCAAGAAGGTGCTGCCGGTCGAGGAAATTCTGAAGGGCTACCGCGAGCTGTTCACCGCAGGCACCGTACTGGGTACCGGTAATGAATGA
- the rsmB gene encoding 16S rRNA (cytosine(967)-C(5))-methyltransferase RsmB, with translation MNDPRALAARVIARLYQDRGSLQRLLPWAEKQIDDPDGSGKNRALLRELCYGTARFAPRLELILGKLSKKPIKDEELAALMLVGLYQLEYTRIPDHAAIGATVEAARALKLGHATGVVNGVLRNALRNQEALTRKLSGNPQFSSAHPEWLQQAIKAAWGTEARTIFTANNTNPPMTLRVNLSKNSRDEYLGQLEAAGIPAQACEWSQAGLVLESPVAVSRLPGFEDGLVSVQDQSAQLAGPLLDPQPGEKILDACAAPGGKTCHLLELQPDLDLSALDIEEDRLDRVIENLERLGVGAQIICADAAEPEHWWDGEQFDRILLDAPCSATGVIRRNPDIKLLRRAEGIPELAALQGKILRAMWRLLKPGGTLLYATCSILPEENSAQVARFVAETPDARDNTPQLLNEQPWGLPQDAGMQLLPGIHAGDGFYYAKLEKAKNN, from the coding sequence ATGAATGATCCGAGAGCGCTGGCGGCGCGGGTTATCGCGCGGCTGTATCAGGACCGCGGCTCATTGCAGCGACTGCTGCCGTGGGCGGAAAAGCAGATCGATGACCCGGATGGGAGCGGCAAGAACCGCGCTCTACTGCGCGAGCTGTGTTACGGCACCGCGCGTTTTGCGCCGCGATTGGAGCTGATCCTCGGCAAACTGTCGAAAAAACCCATCAAAGATGAAGAACTGGCGGCACTGATGCTGGTGGGTCTGTACCAGCTGGAATACACCCGCATCCCCGATCACGCCGCCATCGGCGCGACCGTCGAGGCCGCCCGCGCCCTCAAGCTCGGCCATGCCACCGGCGTCGTCAATGGCGTTTTGCGCAATGCCCTGCGCAATCAGGAAGCGCTTACGCGCAAACTCTCCGGTAACCCCCAGTTCAGCTCCGCCCACCCCGAGTGGCTGCAGCAGGCCATCAAGGCCGCCTGGGGCACTGAGGCGCGCACCATCTTCACCGCCAACAATACAAACCCGCCCATGACCCTGCGGGTGAACCTGTCAAAAAACAGCCGCGACGAATATCTTGGCCAATTGGAAGCCGCGGGAATTCCCGCCCAGGCCTGTGAGTGGTCACAAGCCGGACTGGTACTGGAAAGCCCCGTCGCCGTCAGCCGCCTGCCGGGCTTTGAGGATGGCCTGGTCAGCGTCCAGGATCAGTCCGCACAACTGGCCGGACCCCTGCTCGACCCGCAACCGGGCGAGAAGATCCTCGACGCCTGCGCCGCCCCCGGCGGCAAAACCTGCCACCTGCTCGAGCTGCAGCCCGATCTCGACCTCAGCGCACTGGACATCGAAGAAGACCGCCTCGACCGCGTCATCGAAAACCTCGAGCGCCTCGGCGTGGGCGCCCAGATCATCTGCGCCGACGCCGCAGAACCCGAACACTGGTGGGACGGCGAACAGTTCGACCGCATCCTCCTCGACGCCCCCTGCTCTGCCACCGGCGTCATCCGCCGCAACCCGGACATCAAACTCCTGCGCCGCGCCGAAGGCATCCCCGAACTGGCCGCCCTACAGGGGAAAATCCTGCGTGCAATGTGGCGCCTGTTGAAACCCGGCGGCACCCTCCTCTACGCCACCTGTTCCATACTCCCCGAGGAAAATAGCGCGCAAGTGGCGCGCTTCGTTGCGGAGACACCGGATGCGAGGGACAATACGCCGCAATTGCTGAATGAACAGCCTTGGGGGTTGCCGCAGGATGCGGGTATGCAGTTGCTGCCGGGCATCCATGCGGGTGATGGGTTTTATTACGCGAAGCTCGAAAAAGCCAAAAACAATTAA
- the trkA gene encoding Trk system potassium transporter TrkA: MKIIILGAGQVGGSLAESLASERNDIVLVDSDEKTLRELRDKIDIGVVQGHASHPDILQEAGIEDADILVAVTNNDETNMAACQIAHSLFRVTTKIARVRASAYLQYPELFATESIPIDVLISPEQIVSEYISRLIEHPGALQVLDFADGRVQLVAVRAVQGGPLVGHQLRYLREHMPKVDTRVAAIYRRNSPIIPQGSTVIEAGDEVFFIAAKQDIRAVMSELRRLEQGYKRITIAGGGNIGLRLASKLENRYSVKVIEQDHDRCIFLSEELSNSIVLHGSASDQDLLLEENIEDTDVFLALTNDDEANIMSSLLAKRLGTRKVMALINNRAYVDLVQGGEIDIAISPQQNTIGSLLTHVRRGDMVNVHQLRRGAAEAIEVIAHGDNRTSKVVGRKIEDIDLPEGASIGAIVRERDGESQVLIAHDNIVVESDDHVIVFLVDRRHTRHVEQLFQVGFSFF, from the coding sequence ATGAAAATCATCATTCTCGGCGCCGGTCAGGTCGGTGGATCGCTGGCAGAAAGCCTCGCCTCGGAACGCAACGATATTGTTCTGGTAGACAGCGACGAGAAAACCCTGCGCGAGCTGCGGGACAAGATCGATATTGGCGTCGTCCAGGGCCACGCCTCCCACCCGGATATCCTGCAGGAAGCCGGCATCGAAGACGCCGACATACTGGTAGCCGTCACCAACAACGACGAAACCAACATGGCCGCCTGCCAGATTGCCCACTCCCTGTTCCGGGTCACCACCAAAATCGCCCGCGTGCGCGCCTCAGCCTACCTGCAGTATCCCGAACTGTTCGCCACCGAATCCATTCCCATCGACGTATTGATCAGCCCCGAGCAGATTGTCTCTGAATACATCTCCCGACTGATCGAACACCCCGGCGCCCTGCAGGTGCTCGACTTCGCCGACGGCCGCGTCCAGCTCGTCGCCGTGCGCGCCGTACAGGGCGGCCCCCTGGTAGGCCACCAACTGCGTTACCTGCGCGAACACATGCCCAAAGTCGACACCCGTGTCGCCGCCATCTACCGACGCAACAGCCCCATCATCCCCCAGGGCTCCACGGTCATCGAAGCCGGCGACGAAGTGTTCTTTATCGCCGCCAAACAGGACATCCGCGCCGTGATGAGCGAACTGCGCCGCCTCGAACAGGGCTACAAGCGCATCACCATTGCCGGCGGCGGCAACATCGGCCTGCGCCTCGCCAGCAAACTGGAAAACCGCTACTCGGTGAAAGTAATCGAGCAGGATCATGACCGCTGTATCTTCCTGTCGGAAGAGCTCAGCAACAGCATCGTGCTGCACGGCAGCGCCTCCGATCAGGACCTGCTGCTGGAAGAGAACATCGAAGACACCGACGTATTCCTCGCACTCACCAACGACGATGAAGCCAACATCATGTCGTCACTGCTGGCCAAGCGACTCGGCACCCGCAAAGTCATGGCCCTGATCAACAACCGCGCCTATGTGGACCTGGTACAGGGCGGTGAAATTGATATCGCCATTTCCCCGCAGCAGAACACCATCGGCAGCCTGCTTACCCACGTGCGCCGTGGTGATATGGTCAATGTGCACCAGTTGCGGCGCGGCGCCGCGGAAGCGATCGAAGTCATCGCCCACGGCGACAACCGCACCTCGAAAGTCGTCGGTCGGAAAATTGAGGATATCGACCTGCCCGAAGGGGCCAGTATCGGCGCCATCGTGCGCGAGCGGGATGGCGAGAGCCAGGTTCTGATCGCCCACGACAACATTGTTGTAGAGTCCGACGACCACGTCATCGTGTTTCTCGTTGACCGCCGCCACACCCGCCACGTGGAGCAATTGTTCCAGGTCGGCTTCAGCTTTTTCTGA
- a CDS encoding TrkH family potassium uptake protein, producing the protein MRLAVIARVFGILLTVFSLTLLPPIGVSLWYEDGTHNAFSIAFAITLLTGLFMWLPVHDLKQDLRTRDGFVVTSLFWLILGSFGALPLIISPEPNLNIVDSIFESISGLTTTGATTIVGLDTLPPAILYYRQQLQWFGGIGVIVIALAILPMLGIGGMQLYKAEMPGPVKDTKLTPRIAETARALFVIYIALTVLCGIGYWWAGMTVFDAVGHAFSTVANGGFSTHDASMGFYAHNNAIMAIAIIFMLTAAINFGLHFYALGNRTVKHYWKDSEFRFYIIVTIAASVVIIGYLYTSGTYDMRGSFLHGVFQVVSIGTTAGFGSETFAVWPAFLPYVLLLLGIMGACAGSTSGGIKAVRVMLIVKSGMRELNRLVHPNAVVPIKVNRKIVPPRVTDAVWGFFAIYILSFFILTIVVMATGENFVTSFSTVASCLSNIGPALGDAASHYGEVNGVAKCFLILAMLMGRLEIFTLLVLLTPAFWRH; encoded by the coding sequence ATGCGATTAGCGGTCATAGCGCGGGTCTTCGGTATTCTGCTGACGGTATTCAGCCTCACACTGCTGCCGCCCATTGGCGTCTCCCTGTGGTACGAAGACGGCACCCACAACGCCTTCTCCATCGCTTTTGCCATTACCCTGCTCACCGGCCTGTTTATGTGGCTGCCGGTGCACGACCTCAAGCAGGACCTGCGCACCCGCGACGGCTTTGTGGTGACCTCCCTGTTCTGGCTGATTCTTGGCAGCTTCGGTGCTCTGCCGCTGATTATCAGCCCGGAGCCCAATCTGAATATCGTCGACTCCATTTTTGAATCCATTTCCGGCTTAACCACCACCGGCGCCACCACCATTGTCGGACTCGATACCCTGCCCCCGGCCATCCTCTATTACCGGCAGCAATTGCAGTGGTTTGGCGGTATCGGGGTAATCGTTATTGCCCTGGCGATTCTCCCCATGCTCGGGATTGGTGGTATGCAGCTATACAAGGCGGAAATGCCGGGGCCGGTAAAAGACACCAAACTCACACCACGTATCGCGGAAACCGCTCGCGCCCTGTTTGTGATTTATATTGCACTGACCGTGCTGTGCGGTATCGGATACTGGTGGGCCGGGATGACCGTGTTTGATGCCGTCGGCCATGCATTTTCCACCGTCGCCAACGGGGGCTTTTCTACCCACGATGCGAGCATGGGGTTCTATGCCCACAACAACGCCATCATGGCGATCGCCATTATTTTCATGCTGACCGCCGCGATTAACTTTGGCCTGCACTTTTACGCTCTCGGTAATCGCACGGTGAAGCACTACTGGAAAGATTCAGAGTTCCGCTTCTATATCATCGTAACCATTGCCGCCAGTGTGGTGATCATCGGGTATCTGTATACCTCGGGCACCTATGATATGCGCGGCAGCTTTCTGCACGGAGTATTCCAGGTGGTCTCTATCGGTACTACCGCAGGCTTCGGATCGGAAACCTTCGCGGTCTGGCCCGCGTTTCTGCCTTACGTACTACTGCTGCTGGGTATTATGGGTGCCTGCGCCGGTTCCACCTCCGGGGGCATTAAAGCGGTGCGGGTGATGCTGATCGTCAAATCCGGTATGCGGGAGCTCAATCGACTGGTGCATCCCAATGCGGTCGTACCGATCAAGGTCAACCGGAAAATCGTACCGCCTCGGGTCACCGATGCCGTGTGGGGGTTTTTTGCGATTTATATTCTGTCGTTTTTTATCCTGACCATCGTGGTAATGGCGACCGGTGAAAACTTTGTCACTTCATTTTCCACCGTTGCTTCCTGCCTCAGTAATATCGGACCGGCACTGGGGGACGCGGCCTCTCACTACGGAGAGGTCAACGGTGTCGCCAAGTGTTTTCTGATTCTCGCCATGCTGATGGGTCGCCTGGAAATTTTCACCTTACTGGTGTTATTGACCCCGGCATTCTGGAGACACTAG
- a CDS encoding CDP-alcohol phosphatidyltransferase family protein — protein MKKTKQIVTSQAPSQSLWRHLPNGLSLLRVACIPVIVWLSLTDQHFAALVVFLAGALTDFLDGWLANRFHWQTPFGAYLDPVVDRLYILCLIPLLWHFGAISSTYTVLVIARFAIQLSAFPVLLGWLKKSFNAKPGWLSRSAMLIAFLVLGMGFADQIAIERFDESSAAENIFDSTMEALTVIGCILEIWVLIKFVPRYWDIIRGRADTFE, from the coding sequence ATGAAAAAAACCAAACAGATAGTCACTTCACAAGCGCCGTCGCAATCCCTCTGGCGTCATCTGCCGAACGGGTTGTCACTGCTGCGTGTGGCGTGTATTCCGGTTATCGTGTGGTTGTCGCTGACCGATCAACACTTCGCCGCGCTTGTCGTATTTCTCGCCGGTGCACTGACCGATTTTCTCGACGGCTGGCTGGCGAATCGATTTCATTGGCAGACCCCCTTTGGTGCTTATCTCGACCCGGTAGTGGACCGTTTGTATATTCTCTGCCTGATACCGCTGTTGTGGCATTTCGGCGCGATCAGCAGTACTTACACCGTGCTCGTCATTGCGCGCTTTGCCATTCAACTGAGCGCATTTCCTGTACTGCTGGGGTGGCTGAAAAAAAGCTTCAATGCGAAACCAGGTTGGTTGTCGCGCAGTGCCATGCTGATTGCATTTCTGGTGCTGGGAATGGGCTTTGCTGATCAGATTGCGATAGAGCGGTTTGATGAGTCGTCCGCGGCGGAAAATATTTTTGATAGCACCATGGAAGCGCTGACGGTAATCGGCTGTATTCTGGAGATCTGGGTGCTGATCAAGTTTGTGCCGCGTTACTGGGATATCATTCGCGGCCGCGCGGACACCTTCGAGTAA